DNA sequence from the Pelecanus crispus isolate bPelCri1 chromosome 4, bPelCri1.pri, whole genome shotgun sequence genome:
CCCCGGCTCCCCGTTACCCgggccccccgctgcccccggccccccgctgcccccggctccccgctgcccctgctccccgctacccccggccccccgctgcCTCCGCCCCCCCGCtacccccggccccgctgccccggctccccgctgctcccgccctgctccccgctacccccggcccggctccccgggcTCCGGGCCCCGCTACCCCCGGCCCCACTAGccccggctccggtccccggccgccccgcaccCTCTAGCTCCGGCTCCGGTCGCCGGGTGCCCCGGCGCCCCTACCCTcggctccggccccgctcctcccggcccccgctcccccgctgCCTGGCACGGCTATCGGGGaaccccggccccgctccccgccccccgcggggtctctcccctctgccccggccggccgcccggccccgctcccctcgcccCTCTGCCGGCACCTTCGGCCCTGCTCCCCgccccctgctcctctccctacaccccgctgcccccggctctgctccccgctcccccggcccctgccGCCGGCAACATGcgcgggcggccgcgggcggcggcaggCGAGGCTGCGGTGCCGGCTCGGatgcccccttcctcctgccctcgCCCGCTCCAGGCGACCCGCTGAGAGATGGACTTGGCAGGCGCGCTGCTGGCGTTGCTCCTCGCGCTGGTGCTGGTTGTCTCGCTGCTCTCCAACCTCCTGGTGCTGCTATGCTTCGTCTACAGTACGGAGATCCGCAAGCAGGTCGCCGGGGTTTTCCTGGCGAACTTATCCTTTTGCAacctgctcctcaccgtccTGAACATGCCTTTTACCCTGCTGGGGATCCTGAGGAACCAGCAACCCCTCGGGGACTGCGTCTGCCAAGCGGTGGGTTTCCTGGAAACTTTCCTGACTTCCAACACGATGCTGAGCATGGCAGCGCTCAGCATCGACAAATGGATTGCTGTGGTGTTCCCCTTAAGCTACACCAGCAAGATGCGGTATAAGGACGCTGTGATACTGATGGGCTACTCGTGGCTCCACTCCCTCACGTTCCCCTTGGTATCCTTGTTTTACTCGTGGGTAGATTACAGCAGCGTTTATGCCTCTTGCACCCTGCACCTGAAGGAAGAGACGGAGCGGAGGAGGTTTACAGTGTTCACCATTGTCTTTCACTCCACCAGTTTCATGTTGTCCCTGGTGATCTTGTGTTTCACCTATTTAAAGGTGTTGAAAGTTGCCCGGTTCCACTGCAAGCGGATAGACATTATTACCATGCAGACTCTGGTTTTGCTGGTGGATATCCACCCCAGGTAATGCGTGCGCGTTCGTatccccagccccggggcactTGCGGTAGGTAACCCGGGCGGAGAGGACGtcctgcccccccagcacccttttcctcagctcctgcctgccccggccaCATGGCGAACGCTTCTGCCTCTAGTTTCAGACGCTGCTTATAGTGCCAGAAGACGATGGCTTGTGCGTTTGTAGCCTGCTTTGTTTAAATGCTAGTCGCGCTCGCCGGGTGCTCCCACTTGCCTGAGCTCCCTTTAACAGGGAGCCGCTGCTTTGGTGAGTACCATCGTCCCCaggctcggcggggccggggctgcgctcccctcccccgggggctgccccccttctggggccggggctgcgctcCCCTCCCCCGGGAGCTGCCcccctcccggggccggggctgccctccgctccccgggggctgccccccttccagggccggggctgccctgccctcccccggggggctgccctgccctccccggggcaggggctcTCGGGCCCGGAGCCagtccttcccctctcccctgggcTCGTACCTCGCCTCCTCGCTTCTTGCCTTAACCCACCGACTgctcttttccctttgcagtgTGAAGCAGCGCTGTCTTAACGAGCAGAAACGGAGGAGGCAGCGGGCTACCaagaaaatcagtatttttatagGGTCGTTCGTGATCTGCTTTGGTCCTTACATTATCACCAGGTTGGTATCGCCTGTTGGGGTGGGGGACTTTCCGGGATCCCTATGCCCTCTGATGCGCAGGTGCCCGGGACGGGAGGGGGCCACAGTTAATTTTGGGATGCCAGAGCCTGACAGAGACCTGAGGGACagagcacacacacactcacactcaCACACGCCGACCCTGCCCGCACGCCCTGCTGCTGGGTGAAGCCTCGGCACCCTCTGGCTCTCCTTTCCTCATTCCAGCCAGGTCTGGGCGCCTCTGCCAAGAGCAAGAGGCTTTTAGGACAAGTACCAGGAATTAATTACATGCCAGTGGGAGATGAAAGCAGTTTAAAAGCCTCATCACCCCTCTTTATTAGCACAACCCGAGTAATAGAGAGGaatgcagacagtttttcctgATTAGCTCAggtcttttgggttttttaaaggcATAAGGCCAAACTTGTTGCTACTGGAAGCTGAGGTGacataatttaaattttttcagGCTGATAATTTGTCAGATAAGCTTTGTGTCTGGAAACATTAATGCCAGTAAATATAGTGCTAATGGTGCAGCATGGACTTGTGATGAGGCGTGAGAGTTATCCCCAGGAAAACCAATAAttagacttttaaaatgtataggAAACACCATGCTCCTCAACTGGTCAGAATCATTGGCATCCACCCCGGTGGTTTGCACCTTTTTAAGTAGTCATGGATCATTCTCATTCCGTACTTGAATAGTCTTTATACAACATatggttattatttttaaatcttgcaTAAATCAATGAGCTGGAAGCCAATGTAACTACTGAATTGCAACACCTCAGGGTTTAGCTTTTCATCTCTGAACTGACATGGGCTACATCTTTCActagtgattttttaaaatatttcccacTTCACACTATGTTCAAGACTTGAAGAGAACTGACTTTTGCCAAGGAAGGTGCACTAGTCCGCAAAACCACCCTGGTGAGGGCTTCCTCAAGGCTGCTGCCAAGCTGCCAGGGTCTGCAGCCACATCAGCTTACAGAAATTGGTGCACTGGTATTACACAGTCACATATACATCTGCTACTTATGATCACTATCATTGCCCTTTTTTTACATGGGTAGGGAGACAGATTGAGGCCAGTGCATAAACCTGACAATGTTTTTAATCTTTAGGATGACATTTCTTTCAGTTCCCATTTATAAGTTGAAAGGGATTCCTGACTGATTGCTTGgatacctgcatttttttttctgcagttgaaAGGAT
Encoded proteins:
- the GPR78 gene encoding G-protein coupled receptor 78 yields the protein MDLAGALLALLLALVLVVSLLSNLLVLLCFVYSTEIRKQVAGVFLANLSFCNLLLTVLNMPFTLLGILRNQQPLGDCVCQAVGFLETFLTSNTMLSMAALSIDKWIAVVFPLSYTSKMRYKDAVILMGYSWLHSLTFPLVSLFYSWVDYSSVYASCTLHLKEETERRRFTVFTIVFHSTSFMLSLVILCFTYLKVLKVARFHCKRIDIITMQTLVLLVDIHPSVKQRCLNEQKRRRQRATKKISIFIGSFVICFGPYIITRLIELLPFVTINYYWGIISKCLTYSKAASDPFVYSLLRQQYKKVLINIVNRILKRDLYPSSGYNSSLDTENDYCLHRTN